A single genomic interval of Aedes aegypti strain LVP_AGWG chromosome 1, AaegL5.0 Primary Assembly, whole genome shotgun sequence harbors:
- the LOC5577586 gene encoding tetratricopeptide repeat protein 30 homolog encodes MFSQNMLIRDGEYTKSIYTMIKEERFQEAINVLNGIPEVSTTRAGLSLLGHCYYQTQDFIEASNCYEHLVNLVPDVPEYKLYYAQSLFQAGLFEEAHKISTTLDAPQLKDKVLQLQSAIAYGNEDYSTAQSLLLQRQDTSQEATVKNDEGCLLFQANMFEDALQRYVSALQAGGFNPHIAYNAALCHYRKKENSQALNYIAEIVERGIRNHPELGVGAQAETEGGARSVGNPPALAASGLAQAFNLKAAIEYQEGNVEGSREALTDLPPRLEPELDPVTLHNMALTDPVGGGAGLRRLAFLLELGPPTCPPETFANLLLLCCKHEMYDTAADILAEHTHLTYKYLSPYMYDLLDALITAQSTPEEAEQKLGVLANNIGGRLRSLAAKVQECRSAPDQNALRVALREYESALESYLPVAMARAWIPWRADDFQGAEREFRASAEFCSETPTWRLHAAHVLFMRGDRYKEAAAFYEPIVRQNYDDILAVSASVLANLCVAYIMTSQNEEAEELMRKVERAEERKGNANGQCLHLCIVNLVIGTLYCAKGNYEFGLSRIAHALDGGSGARLCADTWLHVKRCVLGLLTGLSKQTIVLPSIAIQETLSFLRTCEAYGLTIPSVLTGPLEETGEQPPTIGLEARKLRALLLRLMEYK; translated from the exons ATGTTTTCGCAAAATATGCTGATTCGCGACGGAGAATACACGAAATCCATCTATACTATG ATCAAAGAGGAGCGTTTCCAGGAGGCAATCAATGTCCTGAACGGCATCCCGGAGGTTTCCACCACACGAGCCGGATTGTCGCTGCTGGGTCACTGCTACTACCAAACGCAGGATTTCATCGAGGCATCCAACTGCTACGAGCATCTCGTCAATTTGGTCCCGGATGTGCCCGAGTACAAACTCTACTACGCGCAGTCCCTCTTTCAAGCTGGCCTGTTCGAGGAGGCCCACAAGATCTCCACCACCTTGGATGCACCTCAGCTGAAGGACAAGGTTCTACAGCTGCAATCGGCCATCGCCTACGGGAACGAGGACTACTCCACTGCCCAGTCCTTACTGCTGCAGCGCCAGGACACAAGCCAGGAGGCAACCGTGAAGAACGACGAAGGCTGCCTACTCTTCCAGGCCAACATGTTCGAGGACGCCCTGCAGCGATACGTATCCGCCTTGCAGGCGGGTGGCTTTAATCCGCACATCGCCTACAATGCCGCCTTGTGTCACTATCGCAAGAAGGAGAACTCCCAAGCCTTGAACTACATCGCAGAGATCGTGGAACGTGGTATTCGCAATCACCCAGAGCTTGGCGTTGGAGCCCAGGCGGAAACCGAAGGCGGTGCTCGCAGTGTGGGCAATCCGCCGGCACTGGCCGCCTCGGGGTTGGCTCAAGCTTTCAATCTGAAGGCTGCCATCGAATACCAAGAAGGCAACG TGGAAGGTTCCCGCGAGGCTCTAACTGACTTGCCACCCCGTCTGGAGCCGGAGCTGGATCCGGTGACGCTGCACAACATGGCACTGACCGATCCCGTCGGCGGTGGAGCAGGCCTACGCCGCTTGGCGTTCCTCCTCGAGCTTGGACCGCCCACATGTCCACCAGAAACATTCGCCAACTTGCTACTGTTATGCTGCAAGCACGAAATGTACGACACTGCGGCCGACATTCTGGCCGAGCATACCCATCTCACGTACAAGTACCTCTCGCCGTACATGTACGATCTGCTGGACGCTCTCATCACTGCGCAGTCCACGCCGGAGGAAGCCGAACAGAAACTTGGAGTCCTGGCGAACAACATCGGTGGTAGACTGCGGTCGTTGGCGGCCAAAGTGCAAGAGTGTCGATCGGCTCCCGATCAGAACGCTCTTCGTGTGGCGCTTCGTGAGTACGAATCCGCCCTGGAAAGCTACCTTCCGGTGGCCATGGCTCGGGCATGGATTCCCTGGCGTGCGGACGATTTCCAAGGTGCGGAGCGGGAATTCCGCGCAAGCGCCGAGTTCTGCTCGGAAACTCCGACCTGGCGGCTGCATGCGGCTCACGTGCTATTCATGCGTGGCGACCGATACAAGGAAGCCGCTGCGTTCTACGAGCCGATCGTTCGTCAGAACTACGACGATATCCTAGCGGTGTCGGCGTCGGTATTGGCCAATCTATGTGTGGCGTACATCATGACTTCGCAGAACGAAGAAGCTGAAGAGCTGATGCGTAAGGTGGAACGCGCCGAAGAGCGCAAGGGCAACGCCAACGGACAGTGTTTGCATCTGTGCATCGTTAACCTCGTGATCGGGACGCTGTACTGCGCCAAGGGGAACTACGAATTCGGGCTGTCGAGGATCGCCCACGCTTTGGATGGAGGCTCTGGGGCACGCCTTTGCGCCGACACGTGGCTACATGTGAAGCGTTGCGTGCTGGGTCTGTTGACGGGACTGTCCAAGCAAACTATAGTGTTGCCCTCGATAGCGATTCAGGAAACGCTAAGCTTTCTACGTACTTGTGAGGCGTATGGCTTGACGATTCCATCCGTGCTGACTGGGCCGTTGGAGGAAACAGGAGAGCAACCACCTACAATTGGGTTGGAAGCGCGCAAACTGCGGGCTTTGCTGCTCAGATTGATGGAGTACAAGTAG